In Heterodontus francisci isolate sHetFra1 chromosome 40, sHetFra1.hap1, whole genome shotgun sequence, one DNA window encodes the following:
- the LOC137353154 gene encoding protein TUNAR-like, giving the protein MVIIEHIEETRIVQLAEVEDEDKEERILAMLGISGTVLNLLVIIFVYIYTTL; this is encoded by the coding sequence ATGGTGATCATTGAACATATTGAGGAGACCAGAATCGTTCAACTTGCAGAGGTAGAGGATGAGGACAAGGAGGAGAGGATACTGGCCATGCTAGGGATCAGTGGCACGGTCCTCAACCTTCTCGTCATTATATTTGTCTACATTTACACAACATTGTAA